A region of Natribaculum luteum DNA encodes the following proteins:
- a CDS encoding protoglobin domain-containing protein → MSTDEIPGYALGDESIPEAPIDEEAFDRLKQSVMFTEEDEEYLRMAGDVLEDQTDEILDLWYGFVGDHDFLLYYFTDGEGNPDEEYLDRVRARFEQWILDTCDTPYDDEWLAYQFEIGRRHHRSKKNEADDADAVSHIHLRYVVGFIYPITATIREFLENGDHTDEDVQKMYHAWFKSVVLQVALWSYPYVDEDDW, encoded by the coding sequence ATGAGTACCGACGAGATACCCGGCTACGCGCTGGGCGACGAATCGATCCCCGAGGCGCCGATCGACGAGGAGGCGTTCGACCGACTCAAGCAGTCGGTGATGTTCACCGAGGAAGACGAGGAGTACCTGCGGATGGCCGGCGACGTCCTCGAGGACCAGACCGACGAGATCCTGGATCTGTGGTACGGCTTCGTCGGCGACCACGACTTCCTGCTGTACTACTTCACGGACGGCGAGGGGAATCCGGACGAGGAGTACCTCGACCGGGTCCGCGCCCGCTTCGAGCAGTGGATCCTCGATACGTGTGATACGCCCTACGACGACGAGTGGCTCGCCTACCAGTTCGAGATCGGCCGGCGACACCACCGCTCGAAGAAAAACGAGGCCGACGACGCCGACGCCGTTTCTCACATCCACCTCCGGTACGTCGTCGGGTTCATCTATCCGATCACGGCGACCATCCGCGAGTTCCTCGAGAACGGCGATCACACGGACGAGGACGTCCAGAAGATGTACCACGCCTGGTTCAAGTCGGTCGTGCTCCAGGTGGCCCTCTGGAGTTATCCGTACGTCGACGAGGACGACTGGTAG
- a CDS encoding type IV pilin — translation MPTAGSSSERRAVSPVVGVVLLLAITIVLAGVVAASVGAWSLGSPGPQATFDLAVDADRGEVCVEHVGGDAIDVDDLSVTVTINGESLSNQPPVPFVGATGFRDAPGGPFNAAADSQWTPGERATFRIARTNTPTVDEGDEVVVRLSVDGQRVVSLETRAT, via the coding sequence ATGCCGACCGCTGGATCGTCGAGCGAGCGTCGAGCCGTCAGTCCCGTCGTCGGCGTCGTTCTGTTACTCGCGATCACGATCGTACTGGCCGGCGTCGTCGCCGCGAGCGTCGGAGCGTGGTCGCTCGGCTCGCCCGGTCCGCAGGCCACGTTCGACCTGGCCGTCGACGCAGACCGAGGAGAGGTGTGCGTCGAACACGTCGGCGGGGACGCGATCGACGTTGACGACCTCTCGGTGACGGTCACGATAAACGGTGAGTCGCTTTCGAATCAGCCGCCGGTCCCGTTCGTCGGTGCTACCGGATTCCGCGACGCGCCGGGTGGTCCGTTCAACGCGGCAGCGGATTCGCAGTGGACGCCGGGAGAACGTGCGACGTTTCGGATCGCGAGAACGAACACGCCGACAGTCGACGAGGGCGACGAGGTCGTCGTCAGGCTCTCGGTCGACGGACAGCGAGTTGTGAGCCTCGAGACGAGAGCGACCTAG
- a CDS encoding SDR family oxidoreductase: MDLGLDGNAALVTASSSGLGLASATALAREGADVAICSRDVDRLEDARERLEGMASGRVVARQTDVTDPDQVAALVDETVAEFGGLDHLVTSAGGPPSTTFLETTERQWYETYDLLVMSVVWTIENAHPHLLGSEAGTIVCIASRTVREAADGLVLSNAVRRGVTGLVQTISREFAPEIRANAVLPGTIETPRIEELIEARVDRGVYDDYEDGLAAMASDVPMDRIGDPGELGEAVAYLSSERASYVNGVEFPIDGGLMRG, encoded by the coding sequence ATGGATCTGGGACTCGACGGAAACGCAGCGCTGGTGACGGCGAGTTCTAGCGGCCTCGGGCTGGCGAGTGCGACCGCCCTCGCACGCGAGGGTGCGGACGTCGCGATCTGCAGTCGGGACGTCGATCGCCTCGAGGACGCCCGGGAACGCCTCGAGGGGATGGCGTCGGGTCGGGTCGTCGCCCGGCAGACCGACGTCACCGACCCCGACCAGGTCGCGGCGCTCGTCGACGAGACCGTCGCGGAATTCGGCGGACTGGACCACCTCGTCACCTCGGCCGGCGGCCCGCCGAGTACGACGTTCCTCGAGACCACGGAACGCCAGTGGTACGAGACCTACGATCTGCTGGTGATGAGTGTCGTCTGGACGATCGAGAACGCCCACCCGCACTTACTCGGGTCCGAGGCGGGGACGATCGTCTGTATCGCCTCGCGGACCGTCAGGGAGGCCGCCGACGGCCTGGTGCTCTCGAACGCGGTTCGCCGAGGCGTGACCGGGCTCGTCCAGACGATCTCGCGGGAGTTCGCCCCCGAAATCCGGGCCAACGCCGTTCTGCCGGGGACGATCGAGACGCCCCGGATCGAAGAACTGATCGAGGCCCGCGTCGACCGTGGCGTCTACGACGACTACGAGGATGGGCTCGCGGCGATGGCGAGTGACGTTCCGATGGACCGCATCGGCGACCCCGGGGAACTGGGTGAGGCCGTCGCCTACCTCTCGAGCGAGCGGGCGAGTTACGTCAACGGCGTCGAGTTTCCGATCGACGGTGGATTGATGCGCGGCTAA
- a CDS encoding TRAM domain-containing protein, producing MADCPLADDCPSFSERISGMGCQHYGDRGGKEWCNHYNQPIEDLKTQPVKAGEEVVVDVEDIHESGAGVGRTEDGFIVMVDGVLPDARARVEITQVHNNHARAEELERLPMDPDDAEEGEPADADANADGDADEDEKPPRERLGSRENFWGS from the coding sequence ATGGCAGACTGCCCACTCGCGGACGACTGTCCGAGTTTCTCGGAACGCATTTCCGGAATGGGGTGTCAACACTACGGCGACCGCGGCGGGAAAGAATGGTGTAACCACTACAACCAGCCGATCGAGGACCTCAAAACCCAGCCGGTCAAAGCCGGCGAGGAGGTCGTCGTCGACGTCGAAGACATCCACGAGAGTGGCGCCGGCGTCGGGCGGACGGAAGACGGATTCATCGTGATGGTCGACGGCGTTCTCCCCGACGCCCGCGCCCGCGTCGAGATCACGCAGGTCCACAACAACCACGCCCGCGCCGAGGAACTCGAGCGCCTGCCCATGGACCCTGACGACGCCGAGGAGGGCGAACCCGCAGACGCCGACGCCAACGCCGACGGAGACGCCGACGAAGACGAGAAACCACCCCGCGAACGCCTCGGCAGCCGCGAGAACTTCTGGGGTTCGTAA
- a CDS encoding electron transfer flavoprotein subunit beta/FixA family protein produces MKILVTVKEVATVEDEFEIDGTAIDERFLGADLNEWDDYAIEAAVRLQEDGIADEVVTVTIGPEDAEQTIRQALAKGADRAIRVWDDALADVDLLDVGAKTEILQAVVEEEDPDLVLTGVQSGDDSFGATGVSLADAIDTQWAAVVNNLEVDPDAGTASVRRELEGGVEELTDLDLPAVLTIQTGINEPRYASLRGIRQAQRKPLDHQSLADLGVDDGAVDGDLELTEMYEPETETDVTVFEGSAEETAGDLADLLREKGVEA; encoded by the coding sequence ATGAAGATTCTCGTTACGGTCAAGGAGGTCGCGACCGTCGAAGACGAGTTCGAGATCGACGGAACCGCGATCGACGAGCGGTTCCTCGGTGCCGACTTAAACGAGTGGGACGACTACGCCATCGAAGCCGCCGTCCGGCTCCAGGAAGACGGCATCGCCGACGAAGTCGTCACGGTCACGATCGGTCCCGAAGACGCCGAACAGACCATCCGCCAGGCACTCGCCAAAGGTGCCGACCGCGCCATCCGCGTCTGGGACGACGCCCTCGCCGACGTCGACCTGCTCGACGTCGGTGCGAAGACGGAAATCCTCCAGGCCGTCGTCGAGGAGGAGGACCCCGACCTCGTGCTCACGGGCGTCCAGTCCGGCGACGACAGTTTCGGCGCCACCGGCGTCTCCCTGGCCGACGCGATCGACACCCAGTGGGCCGCCGTCGTCAACAACCTCGAGGTCGACCCCGACGCCGGAACGGCCAGCGTCCGCCGCGAACTCGAGGGCGGCGTCGAGGAACTCACCGACCTCGACCTGCCGGCCGTGCTCACGATCCAGACCGGGATCAACGAGCCTCGCTACGCCAGCCTCCGGGGCATCCGCCAGGCACAGCGCAAACCCCTCGACCACCAGTCGCTCGCCGACCTCGGCGTCGACGACGGTGCCGTCGACGGCGACCTCGAGTTGACCGAGATGTACGAACCCGAGACCGAGACCGACGTCACCGTCTTCGAAGGCAGCGCCGAGGAGACCGCCGGCGATCTCGCTGACCTGCTTCGCGAGAAGGGGGTGGAAGCATGA
- a CDS encoding DUF7096 domain-containing protein produces the protein MKDAVAPLLALLLAVSLPVGAVAATGPIDGGVAASTKPIETNETTNRLALESDVQSGYAETGPDLATTLAIQDDAMRVDRELFVVDENFAAQTNDERRETLEAAYDRLRQRIDALEQRERTAVRRHTRGEISDGEFVTVLLRNYREATELEDALTELEDRATRVPGYSISIDSDRGRLGTYQSPVRAQLDATTDGGVETIDGAVLVDTSQDGFILSAMHGRVYLREATRFDNRDVTRPNQFQSISDAFEHAESQYPWAFDQPPGVGSRGATEFTAAQLYRIRAPTVHGDLEAYLDGGSKEVYREFQELTIDELPSTPENRTWTSDSLALSVNRTPVNGPVEITVVDRETGEPVDGTVTVNGYDVGRTGEDGTVWILPPADDFDVAVRSADGNMDVSISSSYPSV, from the coding sequence ATGAAGGACGCGGTCGCTCCCCTCCTCGCGTTGCTTCTCGCAGTGTCGCTGCCGGTCGGAGCCGTCGCTGCAACCGGTCCGATCGACGGCGGCGTCGCGGCATCGACCAAACCGATCGAGACCAACGAGACGACAAACCGGCTGGCACTCGAGAGCGACGTCCAGAGCGGCTACGCCGAGACTGGCCCGGACCTCGCGACGACGCTCGCGATCCAGGACGACGCGATGCGAGTCGACCGTGAACTGTTCGTGGTCGACGAGAACTTCGCCGCGCAAACGAACGACGAGCGACGCGAGACGCTCGAGGCGGCGTACGACCGGCTCCGACAGCGGATCGACGCACTCGAGCAGCGAGAGCGTACCGCGGTGCGACGCCACACTCGCGGTGAGATTTCGGACGGGGAGTTCGTGACCGTGCTGTTGCGCAATTACCGGGAGGCGACCGAACTCGAGGACGCCCTCACCGAGCTAGAAGACCGCGCGACTCGCGTGCCGGGGTACTCGATCTCGATCGACTCCGATCGGGGTCGACTCGGGACCTACCAGAGTCCCGTTCGCGCTCAACTCGACGCGACCACGGACGGCGGGGTGGAGACGATCGACGGTGCCGTTCTCGTCGACACGTCCCAGGACGGGTTCATCCTCTCGGCGATGCACGGTCGCGTCTACCTCCGCGAAGCGACACGGTTCGACAACCGCGACGTGACCAGACCGAACCAGTTCCAGAGTATTTCCGACGCGTTCGAACACGCCGAGAGCCAGTACCCGTGGGCGTTCGACCAGCCGCCCGGCGTCGGCTCGAGGGGTGCCACGGAGTTTACCGCGGCACAACTGTATCGAATTCGGGCACCGACGGTCCACGGCGACCTCGAGGCGTACCTCGACGGCGGGAGCAAGGAAGTCTACCGCGAGTTCCAGGAGTTGACGATCGACGAGTTACCCTCGACGCCGGAAAACCGGACGTGGACGAGCGACTCGCTCGCGCTGTCGGTCAACCGAACGCCGGTGAACGGCCCGGTCGAGATTACCGTCGTCGACCGAGAGACGGGCGAACCGGTCGATGGAACGGTCACCGTCAACGGATACGACGTCGGTCGGACGGGTGAGGACGGAACGGTGTGGATTCTCCCGCCAGCAGATGACTTCGACGTCGCGGTTCGATCGGCAGACGGGAACATGGACGTGAGTATCTCGAGTTCCTACCCCAGCGTTTAA
- a CDS encoding methyltransferase domain-containing protein: protein MGILENKARARVFYKYLSKVYDQINPFIWNEEMRAEALSLLEFPDDAMVLDVGCGTGFATEGLLEHVDEVYALDQSEHQLEKAYEKFGKRGPVHFHVGDAERLPFATNTFDVVWSSGSIEYWPDPVRTLREFRRVSKPGGQVLVVGPNYPDHTITQKLADAIMLFYDEYEADRMFKTAGFEDVKHMFQGPSYEPDVAITTVARAPEN, encoded by the coding sequence ATGGGTATCCTCGAGAACAAGGCCCGCGCTCGGGTGTTCTACAAGTACCTCTCGAAGGTGTACGACCAGATCAACCCGTTCATCTGGAACGAGGAGATGCGTGCCGAGGCACTCTCACTGCTCGAGTTTCCGGACGACGCGATGGTCCTCGACGTCGGCTGTGGCACCGGATTCGCCACCGAGGGACTCCTCGAGCACGTCGACGAGGTGTACGCCCTGGACCAGAGTGAACACCAACTCGAGAAAGCCTACGAGAAGTTCGGGAAGCGAGGGCCCGTCCACTTCCACGTCGGTGACGCCGAACGGCTCCCGTTCGCCACGAACACGTTCGACGTCGTCTGGTCGTCGGGGTCGATCGAGTACTGGCCCGATCCCGTCCGCACGCTCCGGGAGTTCCGCCGCGTGTCGAAACCCGGTGGGCAGGTTCTCGTCGTCGGGCCGAACTATCCCGACCACACGATCACGCAGAAACTCGCCGACGCGATAATGCTCTTTTACGACGAGTACGAGGCCGACCGCATGTTCAAGACCGCCGGATTCGAGGACGTAAAACACATGTTTCAGGGCCCGTCCTACGAACCTGACGTCGCCATCACGACCGTCGCTCGCGCGCCCGAGAACTAG
- a CDS encoding Tfx family DNA-binding protein: MIDDVDEMLEGIGFDPETSVLTRRQAQVLALREQGVSQAEIADQLGTSRANVSSIEGSARDNLAKARETVAFAEALRAPVRVHVSEGTDLYDVPQQVYDACDEAGVKVGHSAPDLMKIISDAAGNAISGRQVTTDLVVGVTTDGLVRVRRPE, encoded by the coding sequence GTGATCGACGACGTCGACGAGATGCTCGAGGGGATCGGCTTCGATCCGGAGACCAGCGTTCTGACCAGACGGCAGGCACAGGTACTCGCGCTTCGCGAACAGGGCGTCTCGCAGGCCGAGATTGCCGACCAGCTCGGCACCTCGCGAGCGAACGTCTCGTCGATCGAGGGAAGCGCTCGAGACAACCTCGCGAAGGCACGGGAGACGGTGGCGTTCGCGGAGGCGTTGCGCGCACCGGTTCGAGTTCACGTTTCCGAGGGGACGGACCTCTACGACGTCCCACAGCAGGTGTACGACGCCTGCGACGAGGCGGGCGTGAAGGTGGGCCACTCCGCGCCCGACCTGATGAAGATCATCAGCGACGCCGCCGGGAACGCGATCAGCGGCCGACAGGTCACCACGGACCTCGTCGTCGGCGTCACGACGGACGGACTCGTTCGCGTGCGCCGGCCCGAGTAG
- a CDS encoding radical SAM protein, with amino-acid sequence MISKGCEQCAKGGKMVLFVYGYCDQRDCFYCPLGENRKNVTDVYANERLVEDDEDVIEEAHRMDALGTSITGGEPQEALDRTCHYLSLLKDEFGEDHHTHLYTGITGGRENMRRLSEAGLDEIRFHPPLEQWGDLHGTEWEEILYVAREEGLTPAFEIPGIRPEPEFLEFLDEGAAEFCNVNEFEMSQGNYRRMQEAGFELKEGHMSAVEGSREEILEVMGDHPKVYFCTSVFKDAAQHRRRLKRMARIVRREFDDVTDDGTLVYGKTYANPARFEELGVPEEFYTVKSNHVEVAWWLLEEMIEEGDLEDGEIVEQYPTYDGQVVERTPLA; translated from the coding sequence ATGATCTCCAAGGGCTGCGAGCAGTGCGCGAAAGGTGGCAAGATGGTGCTGTTCGTCTACGGGTACTGCGACCAGCGCGACTGCTTTTACTGCCCGCTCGGCGAGAACCGCAAGAACGTCACCGACGTCTACGCGAACGAACGCCTCGTCGAAGACGACGAGGACGTTATCGAGGAGGCCCACAGGATGGACGCACTCGGCACCTCGATCACGGGTGGCGAACCCCAGGAGGCCTTAGACCGGACCTGTCACTACCTCTCTCTGCTCAAAGACGAGTTCGGCGAGGATCACCACACCCACCTCTACACTGGCATCACCGGCGGTCGCGAGAACATGCGCCGCCTTTCTGAGGCCGGCCTCGACGAGATCCGCTTTCACCCGCCACTCGAGCAGTGGGGTGACCTCCACGGCACCGAGTGGGAGGAGATTCTCTACGTCGCCCGCGAGGAGGGACTGACGCCGGCGTTCGAGATCCCGGGGATCCGTCCCGAACCGGAGTTCCTCGAGTTCTTAGACGAGGGTGCAGCCGAATTCTGTAACGTAAACGAGTTCGAGATGTCCCAGGGGAACTACCGGCGGATGCAGGAAGCGGGATTCGAACTCAAGGAGGGCCACATGAGCGCCGTCGAGGGCTCCCGCGAGGAGATCCTCGAGGTGATGGGCGATCATCCGAAGGTGTACTTCTGTACCTCCGTGTTCAAGGACGCCGCCCAGCACCGCCGTCGGCTCAAGCGCATGGCCCGGATCGTTCGCCGAGAGTTCGACGACGTCACCGACGACGGGACCCTCGTCTACGGAAAGACCTACGCCAACCCTGCCCGCTTCGAGGAACTCGGCGTCCCCGAGGAGTTCTACACCGTGAAATCGAACCACGTCGAGGTGGCGTGGTGGCTCCTGGAAGAGATGATCGAGGAGGGCGACCTCGAGGACGGCGAGATCGTCGAACAGTACCCGACGTACGACGGACAGGTCGTCGAACGAACGCCGCTGGCGTGA
- a CDS encoding DUF373 family protein → MLLVLCVDLDDDLGRKTGFSTPVIGRDPVEEAAVALATADPEDSDVNVIFQGLHVYDDLAARDESVEVAVVTGNEEGDVSANREVGDEVDTVLANISTSEDVTALVVTDGAQDESVIPVIRSRVPIDGVRRVVVRQAQNLESMYYTIKQVLDDPETRGTILIPLGIVLLIYPLALVGTLVDFPGLVLGTTSALLGLYLISRGLGLGERLDAAVERARRSLYAGRMTLIAYVVAAALLALGGVSGMNALEQFEASANGPVGAPTILAALVYGSIQWFAAAGITTSLGQITDEYIAGTLEWRYLNAPFYVVAMAIVLHAVSAFFLDEVSIAYLATALTGGTLLGIASTLAFAVAESRLSDGTRQAEGA, encoded by the coding sequence ATGCTGTTGGTCCTGTGTGTCGACCTCGACGACGACCTCGGGCGCAAGACCGGATTTTCGACGCCGGTCATCGGTCGCGACCCCGTCGAGGAAGCCGCCGTCGCGCTGGCGACTGCCGACCCCGAAGACAGCGACGTCAACGTCATCTTCCAGGGGTTGCACGTCTACGATGACCTCGCGGCGAGAGACGAGAGCGTCGAGGTCGCCGTCGTCACCGGCAACGAGGAAGGCGACGTCAGCGCGAACCGCGAGGTCGGCGACGAGGTCGACACCGTCCTCGCGAACATCTCGACCAGCGAGGACGTCACCGCCCTCGTCGTCACCGACGGCGCACAGGACGAGTCCGTCATTCCCGTTATTCGCTCTCGCGTCCCGATCGACGGCGTCCGGCGCGTCGTCGTTCGCCAGGCCCAGAACTTGGAGTCGATGTACTACACGATCAAACAGGTGCTCGACGACCCCGAGACGCGAGGGACGATCCTCATCCCGCTTGGCATCGTCTTGCTCATCTATCCGCTCGCGCTGGTCGGGACGCTGGTCGACTTCCCGGGGCTGGTCCTCGGGACGACCTCTGCGTTGCTCGGTCTCTATCTCATCTCGAGAGGCCTGGGCCTCGGCGAGCGACTCGACGCGGCCGTCGAACGCGCCCGCCGGTCGCTGTACGCCGGCCGAATGACGCTCATCGCGTACGTCGTCGCCGCCGCGTTGCTCGCACTCGGTGGCGTAAGCGGGATGAACGCACTCGAGCAGTTCGAGGCGTCGGCGAACGGCCCCGTCGGCGCGCCGACGATCCTCGCGGCGCTCGTCTACGGCTCGATCCAGTGGTTCGCGGCTGCCGGCATCACGACGAGTCTCGGTCAGATCACCGACGAGTACATCGCGGGCACACTCGAGTGGCGCTACCTCAACGCTCCCTTCTACGTCGTCGCGATGGCGATCGTGCTCCACGCGGTGAGCGCGTTCTTCCTCGACGAGGTCTCGATCGCCTACCTCGCGACGGCACTGACGGGCGGGACGCTGCTGGGAATCGCGAGTACGCTCGCTTTTGCCGTCGCCGAATCGCGGCTGTCGGACGGCACACGCCAGGCGGAAGGGGCCTAA
- a CDS encoding helix-turn-helix transcriptional regulator, whose translation MRSSTAITVALTVLLVTSSLGVVAATPSAATGSERSPLQTSTVATEIQPLDPADPQQVIRINVTADGDARWTIESRYLLETDADVEAFEAYADAVASGEREVGYDASTFERFQRLSEQSTDRDMSIENASWDDPRVEPADDGPDAGDIGVISYSFTWSNFAAVDGTRLYLGDAFRTADGTWLPKLSSGQRLVVEPPPNYGFEDPPVGTEDGALVWSGPHQFEDGELEVTLFQGAGPGPSGTDSILPDLSLGSMILVVIAFVALLALVGLGGYLLAMRYHAADGSAVDRYVPDHLTDERSSPAAMDDASAAAPPASDAPVVTEYDGLDDEDDDVDVELLSDEERVHRLLRKNGGRMKQASIVKETGWSNAKVSQLLSKMDDDGEIRKLRIGRENLITLPEVDLTEVE comes from the coding sequence ATGCGGTCATCCACGGCCATCACTGTCGCCCTCACCGTCCTCCTCGTCACGTCCTCTCTGGGAGTGGTGGCTGCGACCCCGTCTGCCGCGACGGGTTCAGAGCGGTCCCCGCTACAGACGTCGACCGTGGCAACCGAAATCCAGCCGCTCGATCCTGCCGATCCACAGCAGGTGATCCGGATCAACGTCACCGCCGACGGCGACGCGCGCTGGACGATCGAGAGCCGGTACCTCCTCGAGACCGACGCCGACGTCGAGGCGTTCGAAGCATACGCCGACGCGGTCGCGTCCGGCGAGCGCGAGGTCGGTTACGATGCGTCGACGTTCGAACGGTTCCAGCGGCTCTCCGAGCAGTCTACGGATCGGGATATGAGCATCGAGAACGCCAGCTGGGACGACCCCCGCGTCGAACCGGCGGATGACGGTCCCGATGCCGGCGATATCGGCGTCATCTCGTACTCGTTTACCTGGTCGAACTTCGCTGCCGTCGACGGGACTCGCCTCTACCTCGGCGACGCCTTCCGAACCGCCGACGGAACCTGGCTTCCCAAGTTAAGCAGCGGGCAGCGGCTCGTCGTCGAACCGCCGCCGAACTACGGGTTCGAGGACCCGCCTGTCGGCACGGAAGACGGCGCGCTCGTCTGGAGCGGGCCACACCAGTTCGAGGACGGCGAACTCGAGGTGACGCTCTTTCAGGGTGCGGGGCCGGGACCGAGCGGAACCGACAGTATCCTGCCCGACCTCTCTCTCGGCTCGATGATTCTCGTCGTGATCGCGTTCGTCGCCCTCCTCGCGCTCGTCGGACTCGGTGGGTACCTGCTCGCGATGCGATACCACGCTGCCGACGGCTCGGCGGTCGACCGCTACGTTCCCGACCACCTGACCGACGAGCGGTCGTCTCCTGCCGCGATGGATGACGCATCGGCCGCCGCTCCACCCGCGTCCGACGCGCCAGTCGTAACCGAGTACGACGGCCTCGACGACGAAGACGACGACGTCGACGTCGAACTCCTGAGCGACGAAGAACGCGTCCACCGGCTGCTCCGGAAAAACGGCGGTCGGATGAAGCAGGCGTCGATCGTCAAAGAGACCGGCTGGTCGAACGCCAAGGTCTCACAGCTGCTCTCGAAGATGGACGACGACGGAGAGATCAGGAAACTCCGGATCGGCCGGGAGAACCTGATCACGCTGCCGGAAGTCGATCTGACCGAGGTCGAGTGA
- a CDS encoding electron transfer flavoprotein subunit alpha/FixB family protein: MSDVLAIADHRRGELRDVSYELLSAGRDLADETGGDLHVAVISGPVDEYAQKLDREGVDAVHTVDYGEEFNHDVYTQTISQLYDALAPQYVLAPNSVNGLDYAPAVANRLDLPLVTDVVDLAVDSDTLVATREMYGGKVETTTEVAADAAVVTIRSGEWPAAEGTGDTTVESFDVEIDEDAVGSTVTGFEEVAGGDVDITDADVLVSVGRGIDEEENLELIFDLAEAMDATVSSSRPIVDNGWLPPNRQVGQSGKVVTPDVYVAIGISGAVQHVAGMKGSETIVAINTDPNAPIMDIADYAIHDDLFDVVPALTEEFQ, encoded by the coding sequence ATGAGCGACGTCCTCGCGATCGCCGACCACCGCCGCGGCGAACTGCGCGACGTCAGCTACGAACTGCTCTCGGCCGGCCGCGACCTCGCCGACGAGACCGGCGGCGACCTCCACGTCGCCGTCATCAGCGGCCCCGTCGACGAGTACGCCCAGAAACTCGACCGCGAGGGCGTCGACGCCGTCCACACCGTCGACTACGGCGAGGAGTTCAACCACGACGTCTACACCCAGACGATCTCCCAGCTGTACGACGCGCTCGCCCCGCAGTACGTGCTCGCACCGAACAGCGTCAACGGTCTCGACTACGCCCCCGCCGTCGCCAACCGCCTCGACCTCCCGCTCGTCACCGACGTCGTCGACCTCGCGGTCGACAGCGACACCCTCGTCGCCACCCGCGAGATGTACGGCGGCAAAGTCGAGACGACGACCGAAGTCGCCGCCGACGCCGCCGTCGTCACGATCCGCAGCGGCGAGTGGCCCGCCGCCGAGGGAACCGGCGACACCACCGTCGAGTCCTTCGACGTCGAAATCGACGAGGACGCAGTCGGCTCGACCGTCACCGGCTTCGAAGAAGTCGCCGGCGGCGACGTCGACATCACCGACGCCGACGTCCTCGTCAGCGTCGGCCGCGGCATCGACGAAGAGGAGAACCTCGAGTTGATCTTCGACCTCGCGGAGGCGATGGACGCGACGGTCTCCTCCTCGCGCCCGATCGTCGACAACGGCTGGCTCCCGCCGAACCGCCAGGTCGGCCAGTCCGGGAAAGTCGTCACGCCCGACGTCTACGTCGCGATCGGCATCTCCGGGGCGGTCCAGCACGTCGCCGGGATGAAAGGCTCCGAGACGATCGTCGCGATCAACACCGACCCCAACGCGCCGATCATGGACATCGCCGACTACGCCATCCACGACGACCTCTTCGACGTCGTCCCCGCGCTCACCGAGGAGTTCCAGTAG
- a CDS encoding polyprenyl synthetase family protein produces the protein MELLERRQALIEERLVDVIDDVEPEMLREEVRHVALSGGKRVRPTITVLACETVGGDAEDAVDFGVGIELVHSASLVVDDIIDRSELRRGTTSAWTEYGHGPAIVTSDGLLGEAFALFSADPRATQVVAEAMVELGIGEATELTAQPTTEDEYMTLARRKTGALFRAAAELGAIAADSDGFTVEALGNYAERVGVAFQIRDDVLDAVADPEDLGKPTGHDAEMDRPSLVQITDLSPEAANERARTEADRAIDALETVDAVDAAARNYLLELAEFVVERER, from the coding sequence ATGGAACTTCTGGAGCGCCGTCAGGCGCTAATCGAGGAGCGTCTCGTCGACGTAATCGACGACGTCGAACCCGAGATGCTCAGGGAGGAAGTTCGCCACGTCGCCCTCTCGGGTGGGAAACGGGTGCGACCGACGATCACGGTGCTCGCCTGCGAAACTGTCGGTGGAGACGCCGAGGATGCAGTCGACTTCGGCGTCGGGATCGAACTCGTCCACAGTGCGTCGCTGGTCGTCGACGACATCATCGACCGATCGGAGCTCCGACGGGGGACGACCAGCGCCTGGACCGAATACGGCCACGGTCCCGCGATCGTCACGAGCGACGGACTGCTCGGCGAAGCGTTCGCGCTCTTCTCGGCAGATCCGAGGGCCACGCAGGTCGTCGCCGAGGCGATGGTCGAACTCGGCATCGGCGAGGCTACCGAACTCACGGCCCAGCCGACCACCGAAGACGAGTACATGACCCTCGCCCGACGGAAGACTGGTGCCCTGTTTCGTGCCGCGGCCGAACTGGGTGCCATCGCCGCCGACTCCGACGGGTTCACCGTCGAGGCGCTCGGCAACTACGCCGAACGCGTCGGCGTCGCGTTCCAGATCCGCGACGACGTCCTCGACGCGGTCGCCGACCCCGAAGACCTCGGGAAGCCGACCGGCCACGACGCCGAGATGGACCGCCCCTCGCTCGTCCAGATCACCGACCTCTCACCGGAGGCGGCGAACGAACGCGCCAGAACCGAAGCCGACCGCGCGATCGACGCGCTCGAGACGGTCGACGCCGTGGACGCGGCGGCTCGAAACTATCTGCTCGAACTCGCCGAGTTCGTCGTCGAGCGAGAGCGTTAG